A window from Candidatus Thiodiazotropha endoloripes encodes these proteins:
- a CDS encoding proton-conducting transporter membrane subunit, translating into MIEQSVWLVPFVYWLAAAFIALGYILNFNRGEAGEQLTAHIALSAAAIAFLLSLALAIMGLWQGPPGQIILGEWFSSGMIELSISFSLDVIGLSLLPVITLIALLTLRFSVNYLHREAGFQRAFLLLSLFSGAMSLIVIAGNAVLAFVGWEIAGVTSYLLIGYAIERTTATRNAVRVFVTNRIGDAGFILGIALSLYWLGSVEWPEIARHGSELETLAAGVVIMGFVIAALAKSAQIPFSPWISRALEGPTPTSAIFYGSLMVHAGVILMIRLAPLLQQAPAIMVIIALLGLLTVAYGWLSGLSQTDIKSSLMFATTTQVGWMFFWCGMGWFTLAAWHLALHAIWRVFQFLASPGLVNQIDKPTPAVPEWLSRQRWLHRASLQRFWLDPLADVLLVRPTNSLAKDVQYFDEQVVTRLVGLPIYSRSVSSLSQWEAIQQQKPGGPVDVNQATGVAGRLMAWLANLLYWFESHLVLREGGASLWDSMRRIGTLVERVEQLLTEPRYLILLVMATFAVIL; encoded by the coding sequence ATGATTGAACAGAGTGTGTGGCTGGTCCCCTTCGTCTATTGGCTGGCAGCCGCCTTTATCGCACTTGGCTACATCCTCAACTTCAACAGAGGGGAAGCGGGTGAACAGCTGACCGCTCATATCGCACTATCGGCTGCTGCGATTGCATTTCTGTTGAGTCTGGCTCTGGCTATCATGGGTCTCTGGCAGGGCCCTCCCGGGCAGATCATCCTGGGAGAGTGGTTCAGCAGTGGCATGATCGAACTGTCGATCAGTTTCAGTCTGGATGTTATCGGCCTGTCACTGCTGCCGGTGATAACCCTGATCGCCTTGCTGACCCTCAGGTTCTCGGTCAACTACCTGCATCGGGAGGCAGGATTTCAGCGCGCCTTCTTACTGCTCAGCCTCTTTTCCGGTGCCATGTCGCTGATCGTTATTGCCGGCAATGCGGTGTTGGCTTTTGTCGGCTGGGAGATTGCCGGTGTCACATCCTATCTGTTGATCGGTTATGCGATCGAACGAACCACAGCCACCAGAAATGCGGTGCGGGTATTCGTCACCAACCGCATCGGCGATGCAGGATTCATCCTCGGAATCGCCCTCTCCCTCTACTGGCTGGGAAGTGTGGAGTGGCCGGAGATCGCCCGCCATGGCAGTGAGCTGGAGACCCTGGCTGCCGGCGTGGTGATTATGGGCTTTGTCATCGCTGCATTGGCAAAATCGGCTCAGATCCCATTCTCTCCATGGATCTCCAGGGCTCTGGAAGGACCGACACCGACCTCGGCCATCTTCTACGGTTCATTGATGGTGCATGCGGGTGTGATCCTGATGATTCGCCTCGCCCCATTGCTGCAGCAGGCACCGGCTATCATGGTGATCATTGCCCTGCTGGGTTTATTGACCGTGGCCTACGGCTGGCTCTCCGGACTGAGTCAGACCGACATCAAGAGTTCATTGATGTTCGCCACCACCACGCAAGTGGGTTGGATGTTTTTCTGGTGCGGCATGGGCTGGTTCACCCTGGCAGCCTGGCACTTGGCGCTACACGCCATCTGGCGGGTTTTCCAGTTTCTCGCCTCCCCCGGCCTGGTCAACCAGATCGACAAGCCCACCCCAGCGGTGCCTGAGTGGCTGTCCCGCCAACGCTGGCTGCATCGGGCCTCACTGCAACGCTTCTGGCTCGATCCACTGGCCGATGTGCTACTGGTCAGACCGACCAACTCCCTGGCCAAGGATGTGCAGTATTTCGACGAACAGGTGGTGACCCGTCTGGTCGGCCTGCCGATCTACTCCCGCAGTGTCTCCTCGCTGAGCCAGTGGGAAGCGATCCAACAGCAGAAACCGGGCGGCCCGGTGGATGTCAATCAGGCCACCGGTGTGGCCGGTCGACTGATGGCCTGGCTGGCCAACCTGCTCTATTGGTTCGAGTCCCACCTGGTGTTACGGGAGGGCGGCGCCAGTCTGTGGGATTCGATGCGTCGTATCGGCACACTGGTGGAACGGGTCGAGCAGTTGTTGACTGAGCCCCGTTATCTGATTCTGCTGGTCATGGCGACCTTTGCGGTGATTCTCTAG
- a CDS encoding DUF2309 domain-containing protein encodes MQQTHSPSQEIREQIRAAIDHLAHTLPSQAPIRDFVHHNTLHGYQHLPFPEALATARRLTGARGYLPLERYQAFLRQGRITRDELRHEIDEETALQPELLLAETDQYQLKRSDVYLAAMMMPATIVSGCQLNWQIEENGALQKLNPELPVTARRQLLADAETAGQGTESAAVEHLWQACLAVLNLSYDPTHPEELFDLAPDLAETLLHDLLDGRDNLTSSQSSSQLMEHSAHLRLDEMMAQLGQSKTMRDLLLSLTGEDLLEGIRPQLIRGLGNFLDQGVSSWQAEFTEGGFYHFWRSQAATDPAWQLAGIEGWQQHFELLDNDPLETIISELHRMGLAQEQWSGYLERLALELPGWSGMVLWRHNNPNYESLAAPVEMLDYLAVRLVLERIHAHNLCAQHFNIESSLDMLRWYFRHQFDEFTVREALFNSRLPEYLASRAQRALHAPEQGDALASAKRWNHLAQLIWTWRLSSGQSQGQDRPTLCDGAWPLFQLAQHLGWCGSQVSQLTFNQIGAIFTALDELDEDRQGYIWLKAYEKHYRDNILKALAQNHGRGAWTDRDGAPAAQLIFCMDDREEGIRRHLEEIYPEVETLGAAAHFNVPHNWQGLDDTTATPLAPVIPAPVIPVHQVCEQPAADLATLGAQHRKRHTLLNQGHQRLLQMTRQGIVLPGLLSALAAPLTLPVLIGKVLVPGLFGRLQQRLKTGFEKDLQTRIDFTAPNESPEATLQAPRLGFTDIEQADRVQTLLKATGLTSGFSPLVMILGHGSRNQNNPHTSAYNCGACSGRFSGPNARLAAAMANRNEVRKLLSERGIEIPAGSWFIGAEHDTCSDQIICYDLDLIPDSLKAAAGQLDQALIQASQRHARERCRRFASAPHNLTDQQAMDHVSGRANDFSQARPELGHATNACAFIGRRSLSRGAFFDRRAFLISYDASTDPQGEVLERHLLINGAVGAGISLEYYFSTVDNENYGSGSKVTHNVTGFLGVMEGASSDLRTGLPRQMIEIHEAMRLLVVVEASTEILTTIYQRQPPLQQLVGNDWVQLVAIDPQSGELKLFNPRQGWIAWQAADERPLTKVDRSEAWYLGSSGALPTALIKTPMEDTADD; translated from the coding sequence ATGCAGCAAACCCATTCACCAAGCCAGGAGATCCGAGAACAGATCAGAGCGGCGATCGATCATCTTGCACACACTCTGCCCAGTCAGGCACCGATCCGGGATTTCGTGCATCACAATACACTGCACGGTTATCAGCATCTCCCCTTTCCTGAAGCCCTGGCAACGGCCCGCCGTCTGACCGGGGCCCGGGGTTATCTTCCGCTTGAGCGCTATCAGGCATTCCTCCGTCAGGGAAGGATTACCCGGGATGAACTTCGACACGAGATTGATGAGGAAACAGCGTTACAGCCCGAACTGCTGTTGGCGGAAACCGATCAATACCAACTGAAGCGCAGCGATGTCTACCTGGCGGCAATGATGATGCCCGCCACGATTGTCTCCGGCTGTCAGCTCAACTGGCAGATCGAGGAGAACGGTGCACTGCAAAAACTCAATCCCGAACTGCCTGTCACAGCCCGCAGACAACTGCTGGCGGACGCGGAAACTGCAGGCCAGGGCACTGAGTCAGCGGCAGTTGAGCATCTTTGGCAAGCCTGCCTTGCAGTCCTCAACCTCTCCTATGATCCAACCCATCCGGAGGAGCTGTTCGACCTGGCTCCCGATCTGGCTGAAACCCTGCTCCATGATCTGTTGGATGGCCGCGACAACCTGACCAGTTCACAAAGCAGCAGCCAATTGATGGAGCATTCAGCTCATCTGCGACTGGATGAGATGATGGCGCAGCTTGGCCAGAGTAAGACCATGCGCGACCTGCTACTTTCGCTGACAGGTGAGGACCTGCTTGAAGGCATCAGACCCCAGCTGATCAGGGGACTGGGCAATTTTCTCGACCAGGGGGTATCGAGCTGGCAAGCGGAGTTTACCGAGGGTGGTTTCTATCACTTCTGGCGATCCCAGGCCGCTACCGACCCTGCCTGGCAGTTGGCCGGCATCGAAGGCTGGCAGCAGCACTTTGAACTGCTGGACAACGATCCCCTGGAGACCATCATCAGCGAACTGCATCGCATGGGGCTGGCACAGGAGCAGTGGAGTGGCTATCTTGAACGGCTGGCACTCGAACTGCCTGGCTGGTCAGGCATGGTGCTCTGGCGGCATAACAATCCGAACTATGAATCCCTCGCCGCACCGGTGGAGATGCTCGACTACCTTGCGGTTCGCCTGGTCCTGGAACGGATCCATGCCCACAATCTCTGTGCCCAGCACTTCAATATCGAGTCGAGTCTCGACATGCTGCGCTGGTATTTCCGCCATCAGTTTGATGAGTTCACCGTCAGGGAGGCGCTGTTCAACAGCCGTCTGCCGGAATATCTCGCCAGTCGCGCACAACGGGCCCTGCACGCCCCTGAACAGGGGGATGCCCTGGCCAGTGCGAAACGCTGGAACCACCTGGCACAACTGATCTGGACCTGGCGTCTGAGCAGTGGCCAGTCGCAAGGTCAGGATCGGCCAACCCTGTGCGACGGTGCCTGGCCCCTGTTCCAGCTTGCTCAGCACCTGGGCTGGTGTGGCAGCCAAGTGAGCCAACTCACTTTCAATCAGATCGGTGCGATATTCACCGCACTGGATGAACTGGATGAGGACCGTCAGGGCTATATCTGGCTGAAAGCCTACGAGAAACACTATCGGGACAACATTCTCAAGGCCCTGGCGCAGAATCATGGTCGCGGAGCCTGGACCGATCGTGATGGTGCACCTGCTGCACAACTGATCTTCTGCATGGATGATCGTGAGGAGGGTATCCGGCGTCATCTGGAAGAGATCTACCCGGAAGTTGAGACCCTGGGTGCTGCCGCCCACTTCAATGTGCCCCACAATTGGCAGGGACTGGACGATACAACCGCCACCCCGCTGGCGCCGGTAATCCCGGCACCGGTGATTCCGGTTCATCAGGTATGCGAACAACCGGCTGCTGATCTGGCCACCCTGGGTGCGCAACACAGAAAACGTCACACGTTGCTCAATCAGGGCCACCAGAGACTTCTGCAGATGACCCGCCAGGGTATTGTTTTGCCCGGTCTGCTTTCAGCACTGGCTGCTCCGCTGACCCTGCCGGTGCTGATTGGCAAGGTCCTCGTACCCGGTCTGTTTGGCCGTTTGCAGCAACGACTTAAAACCGGCTTTGAAAAGGATCTGCAGACCCGCATCGATTTCACAGCACCCAATGAGAGTCCGGAAGCAACACTGCAGGCGCCACGTCTGGGATTTACCGATATAGAGCAAGCCGACCGGGTGCAGACCCTGCTGAAGGCTACCGGCCTCACCAGTGGCTTCAGCCCGCTGGTGATGATCCTTGGACATGGCTCCAGAAATCAGAACAATCCACACACCTCCGCCTACAACTGCGGTGCCTGCTCTGGTCGTTTCAGTGGCCCCAATGCCCGACTGGCCGCAGCCATGGCCAACCGCAACGAGGTGCGTAAACTGCTGAGTGAACGGGGCATCGAAATCCCGGCTGGGAGCTGGTTCATCGGTGCAGAGCACGACACCTGCAGCGATCAGATCATCTGCTATGACCTGGACCTGATACCCGACTCGCTGAAAGCGGCCGCAGGCCAACTTGACCAGGCCCTGATACAGGCCAGTCAACGTCACGCCCGGGAGCGCTGCAGACGCTTTGCCTCCGCACCGCACAATCTGACCGATCAACAGGCGATGGATCATGTGTCAGGCCGTGCCAATGACTTCTCACAGGCCCGGCCTGAGCTGGGTCATGCCACCAACGCCTGCGCCTTCATCGGTCGGCGCAGTCTCAGCCGGGGTGCATTCTTCGACCGACGGGCGTTTCTGATCTCTTACGATGCCAGCACCGATCCGCAAGGAGAGGTGCTGGAGCGTCACCTGCTGATCAATGGTGCGGTGGGTGCCGGTATCAGCCTCGAGTACTACTTCTCCACGGTGGACAACGAAAACTATGGCAGCGGATCCAAGGTCACCCACAATGTGACCGGTTTTCTCGGGGTCATGGAGGGTGCCAGTTCGGATCTTCGAACCGGCCTGCCCCGCCAGATGATCGAGATCCATGAAGCGATGCGTCTGCTGGTGGTGGTTGAAGCCAGCACAGAGATCCTCACCACCATCTACCAACGTCAACCGCCATTGCAGCAACTGGTTGGCAACGACTGGGTACAGTTGGTGGCCATCGACCCACAGAGCGGTGAGTTGAAGCTGTTCAATCCCCGCCAGGGGTGGATAGCCTGGCAGGCAGCGGATGAGCGACCCCTGACCAAGGTGGATAGATCGGAAGCCTGGTATCTGGGCTCATCAGGCGCACTGCCTACCGCATTGATCAAAACGCCGATGGAGGATACCGCTGATGATTGA
- a CDS encoding complex I subunit 4 family protein, whose translation MPSLIYLMLTPFAGVLAMLFLPRDGVRLIRYTALFASAATLLLAWSYLGAFDQNQAGLQFVHQTEWNTRLGTTFTLGLDGFSYPMVLLATLLSLVALLASSAIRQGVKGYYMLVLLLESAMLGVFLAQDWSLFYVFWELTLIPLFFLIDRWGGSNRHGAALNFVLYTMGGSVFMLISILVLFDSVPGHSFAMDAMTETSRLLPQQTQILIFLGLLIGFGVKMPIFPLHGWLPLAHVEAPSPVSILLSGILLKMGSYGLLRAASMLPDAVMALQEVLAILAFISLIYGGLLAWRHSDLKAMIAYSSISHMGVVLLGIAALNLAGLHGALMQMVAHGLVAGSLFLLIGLLYERTHTRNVMDYSSLVRVMPRFAFFTTLAFIAAVSLPGTAGFIAELNTLIGGFSRWGWAAALLTLGVLLSAAYAVRTINQLFTGPVRPGMQNVEDLRPSELIAAATLAAFTLLLGFLPGPVLSLVNASAYQLAELFRL comes from the coding sequence ATGCCTAGTCTGATCTACCTGATGCTGACACCCTTTGCCGGTGTCCTGGCAATGCTGTTTCTGCCCAGAGACGGGGTACGCCTGATCCGCTACACCGCACTGTTTGCCTCTGCAGCGACCCTGCTGCTCGCCTGGTCCTACCTGGGGGCATTCGATCAAAACCAGGCCGGGTTGCAGTTTGTCCATCAGACCGAGTGGAATACCCGTCTCGGCACCACCTTCACACTTGGACTGGACGGCTTCTCCTACCCGATGGTGCTGCTTGCCACCCTATTGAGTTTGGTCGCTCTGCTCGCTTCCAGCGCCATCCGTCAAGGGGTCAAGGGGTACTACATGCTGGTGCTGCTGCTTGAATCAGCCATGCTGGGTGTATTCCTGGCCCAGGACTGGTCCCTTTTCTATGTGTTCTGGGAATTGACCCTGATCCCCCTGTTTTTCCTGATCGACCGATGGGGTGGCAGTAATCGCCACGGGGCAGCGCTCAATTTTGTCCTCTACACCATGGGTGGATCGGTATTCATGCTGATCAGCATCCTGGTACTGTTCGATTCCGTGCCGGGTCACAGCTTCGCCATGGATGCGATGACCGAGACGAGCCGACTGCTGCCCCAACAGACCCAGATATTGATCTTTCTCGGCCTGCTGATCGGTTTTGGGGTGAAAATGCCGATCTTTCCACTCCATGGCTGGTTGCCACTGGCTCACGTGGAGGCACCCAGTCCGGTATCGATACTGCTCTCGGGCATTCTGTTGAAGATGGGCTCCTATGGTCTGCTGCGGGCGGCGAGTATGCTGCCGGATGCGGTGATGGCACTCCAGGAGGTACTCGCCATACTCGCCTTCATCAGTCTGATCTACGGTGGCTTGCTCGCCTGGCGGCACAGCGATCTCAAAGCGATGATCGCTTACTCCTCGATCAGCCACATGGGTGTGGTGTTACTGGGCATTGCCGCCCTCAATCTGGCGGGTCTGCACGGTGCACTGATGCAGATGGTGGCACACGGCCTGGTAGCCGGTTCGCTGTTTCTGCTGATCGGATTGCTCTATGAAAGGACCCACACCCGCAATGTGATGGACTACAGCTCCCTGGTGCGGGTAATGCCCAGATTTGCCTTCTTTACCACCCTGGCCTTTATCGCTGCAGTATCTCTGCCGGGTACGGCGGGCTTTATCGCGGAACTGAATACCCTGATCGGAGGATTCTCCCGTTGGGGCTGGGCGGCCGCTCTACTGACTCTTGGAGTGCTGCTCAGTGCCGCCTATGCGGTCCGCACCATCAACCAGTTGTTTACCGGGCCAGTTCGTCCGGGGATGCAGAATGTAGAGGATCTGCGCCCTTCGGAACTGATCGCGGCAGCTACTCTGGCAGCCTTTACCCTGCTGCTTGGTTTCCTGCCGGGGCCGGTATTGAGTCTGGTCAACGCCTCCGCATACCAGCTCGCTGAGCTGTTCAGGTTGTGA